The DNA region ACTCCTTGAGGTAGTGATATCCAATGGTCGTAAGGTAGTTGAGTACCTATTTCATGAAAGTGAAGAGCTGATATGAGGCAGAAAACCGCTTTAGGGATCTTATGAGCAAGTTCTACGTAAGTAGAGTGAGCATCCATGCCTTCTTCATTAATCCGATAGAGGCCACGAGAAAGGGAGTAAACCTGACCTCGGTCCCTTAGTCTATAAAGAGTTTTAGGTGCAATCCCAGCATTAAGGATATCACGTGTTCTATGAACTCCATTGTTTGATCGGAGAAATTCTAGTGCTTGTTCTTGCTTCATTGATTGATGATCATAGTTATATTAATTACTATATTTAATTATATATATAGTTTTAATTATAACAAGTTATTTCTGATACCATGGCATTATATCTTATAAAACCGACCAGTATTTACCTAAATTAAGTGCGAAGAATAATTATTGAAAATCAATAATTAAAAATTGCCAAAGTAGCTGGAGAAGTTGACCACTATATCAAACAGGGAGCGAATGTGATAAGGTAGTCCTCGAAGAGGCATACTTGTATACATATTGGCCGTCTTCGACGATCGAGGATTTTTACCTACCTCCGGGCTAAACCCCGATGCTTATTACATTTGCCGCCTCCGGCGACATGAATGTAATGTTGAGCAATTATACCTCACGACTGACGCCATTGGGCTAAGTTATGGCATGCCTTCGGCATTCAACCCGAGTTCCAAGGGGACGGTATAGAAACCTATATCATGCCGACCGCATTCAAATTGAG from Lentisphaera araneosa HTCC2155 includes:
- a CDS encoding type IV toxin-antitoxin system AbiEi family antitoxin domain-containing protein; the protein is MKQEQALEFLRSNNGVHRTRDILNAGIAPKTLYRLRDRGQVYSLSRGLYRINEEGMDAHSTYVELAHKIPKAVFCLISALHFHEIGTQLPYDHWISLPQGVKEAKLDEYDIQYIHPNKELYQLGIEEHDISGATIKVYSPTKTVVDCFKHRNKVGIDVALEALREAIQLKKTSRKELIELATKCRMRNIMMPYIESL